The following are encoded in a window of Panicum virgatum strain AP13 chromosome 5N, P.virgatum_v5, whole genome shotgun sequence genomic DNA:
- the LOC120675576 gene encoding uncharacterized protein LOC120675576: MRFLRIQELLRSFSPSSLTHLTRSGRLPRSLRHLSSSSARTKEAPSMELLAAEEKPYCSRLFRKRGGGRGAMGVRGDGKGRSFSGRCARLVKEQRARFYIMRRCVTMLVCWREYA; the protein is encoded by the coding sequence ATGCGCTTCCTCCGCATACAAGAGCTTCTCAGATCTTTCAGTCCCAGTTCACTCACTCATCTCACTCGAAGTGGTCGTCTCCCCCGTTCCCTCCGTCATCTATCCTCTTCGTCGGCGAGAACCAAGGAGGCGCCCTCCATGGAGCTCTTGGCGGCCGAGGAGAAGCCGTACTGCAGCCGGCTGTTCAGGAAGCGGGGCGGCGGGAGGGGCGCCATGGGCGTGCGCGGCGACGGCAAGGGCCGGTCCTTCTCCGGGCGGTGCGCGCGGCTCGTAAAGGAGCAGCGCGCGCGGTTCTACATCATGCGCCGCTGCGTCACGATGCTGGTGTGCTGGCGTGAGTACGCCTGA